In the Brachyhypopomus gauderio isolate BG-103 unplaced genomic scaffold, BGAUD_0.2 sc50, whole genome shotgun sequence genome, CATAAACAGATTAGtacactttagaaaaacaatttcaaagttcgctccgcagcagcgtcggcaggaggcagcaggaagcagcaggaGCAGCCAGTGACGTCAGTCACTGTACACCTGTACACCTCTGAATGTGTACAGTTAAGCAGCAACTCACTCACGTCTACTGGAAAACAAACTACTGGAAGCTTAAAGTTCAATGAAACAGCGGATGATGGTTGTGAAACAACTCTGAGTGACAGGTAGGCCCCGCCCTTCATCTGCCTACATTATGGCTTCCTTGGTTTGGCAGGTTAATGGCAGCCAGCCGAGAACCAGAGTTCTTAATGGAAAATGAAGTCGTTTGAGATTTTGGCCCTGGCACTATGTTGGTGGAGAAGTGTGAAGTTACATCGATTTACTGTGACCTGCAAGTACGCCTCTCTCTGTTCTGTTGTGTAAACATCGCCCCCTTGTGTTCATTTATTGGAGCagcaggttctctctctctacctgcaGATGTCTAGAGATTACCAGGGTACCTCATTATTTATCAAGAGATTATTTATCAAGATCTTTAACTCAGGACCGATCTGCTCTGTTTCTTATGAAATAACAGTATTGTTTATTCTCCCTTACCCATACTGCATTGCATTACACATTTTTATCAATGTTGCAGTATTAGGAACTATTGTGTTGGGAATCTGTCTTTGTCTGCAAAGCTATACAGAGTTGAACACTCATTTACGGGTTGAAAACGCCAACTATAACTCACCTATATCACCTATAATCCCTGAACTCCTCCCATGTGAGTGACTTTTGTAATACTGTCTTGCACAACAGTGTTACATCATCCATTGAATTCTGGAAGAAGCACCCACTTCATGTTCAGACCTGTATGTGTGATAGAACAAATACAATACGAAGTTGTACAGGGTTTGAGATTTTGTTTTCCAATACGTAGGTATATCCTTTTCTGCTTAAGATCTTTGTTGACAATGAGTTTGAAGGACAAAGTTGCCCTGGTGACTGGAGCAGCCCAAGGGTTGGGGAGAGGATTTGCTGAGATCCTCTTGAAAAACGGGGCGAAGGTATGAAACAACTCTGTAATATTGTTGAAACTGATGCGTTCCAACTCGTAACTCTCAGATATACTCTGTGTAGGTCGCTTTCCTGGACCTCAATGAAACACTGGGCAAAGATATACAGGACCAATTTAATGAGATTTATGGATCAGACCGGACCCAGTTTTATCCGGGAGACGTCACCTCAGACCAACAGTTTAAAGGTTTGTTGATCTTTTACTTTGGACAAAGGAAGGACTCAGTTTTATCCAGGAGACATTTAACCGTGTCCCCTAACCAAGTCGTTTATGTTGCTTACTTGAATGTTATTTCTATGTCCAAAAAGATTGTTCAAAATTGTCAACAAGATCATTTTGAATATTGCAGTAAATCGTTACAGAAAATAATTGTTTACAGGGTTTTTCAAGGATGTAAACACAGAAAATGTTTTTCATATGTCCCTGTAACTACAGGCTTAGGTGTAGAAGGGGAAAAACTGCTGtaacattaaaataataattactcAACATACAAGTGGTCGTAGAATTGGTCATTTAAGTTCCTCATGTTCATGTAAGAAAGTATCTGTTGTAAATCTTCTAAGTAGTGAAGTTACATCTGTTTAAGGATGTTTCTTCTAGGCATGGAGTCTCTCAGTATATATGACCTATGCATAAATAAAATGTACTATTTGCCTTTTATAaaaagtcatggcctggtggttagggaactggtcttgtgaccggagggtcgtgggttcgatccccaggcctgatgccatgactgaggtgcccctgagcaaggcccttaaccctcaattgctcacttgtataaaaaatgagatttaaaaaaatgtaagtcgctctggataagggtgtatgccataaatgtaaatttaaaaaaattagaGAAAATTGTTTACACTCAGTTAATGTCTGTCCTGGATTACAATATTCTAGAGGTTTTCCAGTCCAGTTTTAAAACTATGCGTAGTATGAAGACAGAATTGCATTTTAATGGCATCCTTCTAGCCACTGACTCAGGTGATCATGTGATTCTTGTCCTGCTCGTCCTAACTGCAGTTTTCGATACAGTGGATCACAACCTTCTCATTTTTTGGCTGCAGCGTATAGTGGGCATTGGTGGTAGTGCACTGGATTGGCTTAGGTCATATCTGACAGACAGAACACTGTGTGTATCTTTTGCTGGCTCTAAATCCTCCTAAACTCCCCTGTTATATGGCATTCCTCAGGGCTCAATTTTAGGACCCCTCCCTATTTCTTTTAACTTGCTTTCACTGGGTTCCATTTTTAGAGAACATGATGTCTCTTTTCACTGTTATGCTGACGACAGCCAGATTTATGTACCATTGAAGAGAAATTATGCTCCTTTAATTCACTGCTTTTATGTCTTGATGACATTAAAGCCTGGATGGCTTTAAACGTTTTACATTTGAACTAAAAGAAACTGAGTTGATGTTGTTTGGTCCCAGCAGTTCCTGTGAGGTCTAATGTTTAAGTTGTGGTAGCACTGGAAGCAAGAAGGATTTAACCCAACACAGATAAACATGTAGCACAGAGATAAAGAAACAAATCATCCAAGGAACTGAATGACTTTTGCCCTGTAGACTTAACATCAGTAGTAAAGAAGGCAAACATAAACCAGAGAAGGACAGACAATAAATGAGCAGAACCAGGCTTAGAAATACAAGAAAACCGCAGATGGGTTGTAGCTAGACaatgaacagaaaacaaaagacgaaacacagggtttaaatacaagaCCAAATGAGGGACcagacaagacacaggtggaacaATAACAAGAAGGCAGAGATACAAGGGACGAGAGTGGGTGGGGTAAACACGCAAACCAAGACAAGATTGACAGGTGGGGCGGATCCTGGCGTGACAATGATATGCTGTCCTTTAAAGACATCGATACAATATCATATCATTGGTAAAAAAGAAAATTGCAGCAGGGCTGTACATAGTGTGGACATAAATATTATgataaatgtactgaatataattattttaataagtAATTTATTGAATTTGTGCTTGTATTGTGtattgtatatacagtgttgtatATATAGTGTTGCATCAATATGAGCTGTAATGTTATTTAGTGGATGTTGTTGAATCAGAGTAGACTGGGTACAAAAGAGTAGCATTCAAAATATTATCATCCATTCACTGTTGTAGCATATGTCACGTTAACAGCACCAATCAGATAGCTACAGACATTAGGGTAGCTCTGCTTATAGCTACATACACTACGGCAGCTTTCTATATAGCTACAGACACTACGGCAGCTTTCTATATAGCTACAGACACTATGGTAGTGTTCTATATAGCTACAGACACTATGGTAGTGTTCTATATAGCTACAGACACTACGGAAGCTTTCTATATAGCTACAGACACTAGCTACAGACACTATGACAGCTTTCTATATAGCTACAGACACTACGGTAGCTTTCTATATAGCTACAGACACTACGGCAGCTTTCTATATAGCTACAGACACTACGGTAGCTTTCTATATAGCTACAGACACTAGCTACAGACACTATGACAGCTTTCTATATAGCTACAGACACTACGGTAGCTTTCTATATAGCTACAGACACTACGGTAGTGTACTATATAGCTACAGACACTATGGTAGTGTACTATATATCTATAGACACTACGGTAGCTACAGACATTACAATAGCTTtctatatacagtggggaaaataagtatttagtcagtcaccaattgtgcaagttctcccacttaaaaagatgagagaggccggtaattgacatcataggtagacctcaactatgagagacaaaatgtgaaaaaaaattgagaaaatcattttgtctgacttttaaagaatttatttgcaaataatggtggaaaataagtatttggtcaataacaaaagttcatctcaatactttgttgtatatcctctgttggcaatgacagaggtcaaatgttttctgtaagtcttcacaaggttggcacacactgttgctggtatgttggcccattcctccatgcagatctcctctagagcagtgatgttttggggctgttggcgggcaacacggacttttaactccctccaaaggttttcgatggggttgagatcgggagactggctaggccactccaggactttgaaatgtttcttatgaagccactcctttgttgccctggcagtgtgcttgggatcattgtcatgctgaaagacccagccacatttcatcttcattgcccttgctgatggaaggaggtttgcacccaaaatctcacaatacatggctccaatcattctttcatgtacacggaccagtcgtcctggtccctttgcagagaaacagccccaaagcatgatgttgccacccccatgcttgacagttggtatggtgttctttggatgcaactcagcattcactgtcctccaaacacgacgagttgtgtttttaccaaatagttctactttggtttcatctgacattctcccaatactcttctggaacattcaaatgctctctagcaaacttcagacgtgcctggatatggactagcttaagcagggggacacgtctggcactgcaagatccgAGTCCCTGGCGTTGTAGTGtcttgctgatggtagcctttgtaacgttggtcccagctttctgcaggtcattcactagatccccccttgtggttctgggatttttcctcaccgttcttgtgatcattttgaccccacgggctgagatcttgcatggagccccagatcgagggagattagtagtggtcttgtaggtcttccattttctgattaatgctcccacagtagatttcttcacaccaagctgcttgcctattgcagattcagtcttcccagcctggtgcaggtctacaattcggtttttggcgtcctccgacagctctttcgtcttcaccatagtggagtttggagtgtgactgtttgaggttgtgggcaggtgtcttttatactgttaacgacttcaaactggtgccattaatacaggtaatgagagggggaaagaggagcctcttaaaaaagaagttacaggtctgtgacggccagaaatcttgcttgtttgtaggtgaccaaatacttattttccaccattatttgcaaataaattctttaaaagtcagacaaaattattttctcaattttttttcacattttgtctctcatagttgaggtctacctatgatgtcaattacaggcctctctcatctttttaagtgggagaacttgcacaattggtgactgactaagtacttattttccccactgtagctACAGACACTACGGTAGTGTTCTATATAGCTACAGACACTAAGTCTGCTTGTAGCTACATGGGCTTTATATATACATCATATTCATAAGTGAAGAAAATGCATTTGGGGAAAACTCATCTGATCATTTTTGTAGAAGAGAAACACGTTGATGTGTCCACATGGTCTTTTGATGTGGGATGAATGTGTCCACGTGGTCTTTTGATTTGAGCTAGCATGTTGTACCAACAGGTTCGGTTGGCCCTCTTTTACATTTCTACATTTAAACCACAATTGTCTcccaaaaatatataaaaattgaTTCATGTCATTAATCTCACTAATTAATCTTGATCTCACTAATTTATTGCATGAATTGATCTTATTTATGCTTTCTCTTCATTACAGATGTGTTCCAGAAAGTCCTCCACAAATTTGGCCGGATAGACATAGTCTGCAACAATGCAGGCATCCTGAATGAAAAGGACTGGGAGAAAACTGTGTCCATAAACTTAGTAAGAATTTGCTTTTGAATTTGACAGTGTAACTGAATTCTGATTCATATTGAACCTGTTTTAGGTTGCTGATTAAGCCTTGAAAAGGTTTTGAGCACACTCTAGTCATTACATTGTTGAGGGCAGTGTGGAAACAGCAGGTGATGTTTGATGTACAGggccagccccgtcgacagggggggacaaccgggtctgttgtcccgggccccagggccaggggggcccatcaaagagcccagcaatttattttttatttaaagtctataattttaaataatcttgaaatctttcattactataaaattctgtactcaatgTAAGCTCAATAGCTAAAatatatctgtttttttacatatctgcatattttccattaagtgcatacacccctccctcccactgaaaaatggcttgatccagcaccgacgtagccggctggtacccgcccaacagcgggaaatacagtggtggatagttaaagtaaagcagaaaagaaaggaaaaacatttacctgatgaattttaatgttgcattgtgttccaggtttgaaaagtgctggaatttaggctaaagtacttgaaaatgcttgaaattgtaactacttcgtttcacaacaaatatctgtctgactgagcagtactcttgtattacgttaacaaatacgagcctcttgtaattccaggacgaaacatgagattgggcgttttgaaaataaacaaccattaaataatgtgaataaaaaagcgaattatttcgaatcatttcgagtatatgtataaatatttaacataattaagtttaacgtgctgggaaatattgaaatggacctttaaagtgacgtacaagtgcttgaattccaccttataaaggtgtatgaaccctgcaaacgtgactttgttcattgcgctgaagtgtggcgcgcgcgaagttacaaaagtcgagaggtgcacgacctcgcgaatcaacagcgcgcaaggccctcgcgcacgggcggtgccactgcgattacgtcattttcgccgcgcgaaactttcttgtcccgggccccagcaagactgtcaacgggcctgtacagggctgtgtgctgagagtgagtgtgtaacaCTGCTGTGGTTTATAACAGTGTGGGATGGTGAGGGGGACCTACCTGGCTCTGGACCACATGAAGAAGCAGAGGGGCGGACAGGGAGGGGTCATCGTCAACGTAGCATCACTGGCAGGTACGGCAAGCAGGAAGAGACATTATTCATGGGTGACTGTGAATTGGGAACTGCAATGTTTGAGGTTTGATGGTGGGTAAACAGTTCACATCAGTTAGTCATGTTATACTccagtgtgcatttgtgttccTGCTGCAGGGTTGGGGCCGCTCCCAGGAGCTCCTGTCTACACAGCCACCAAGCACGGTGTGGTGGGCTTCTCCCGGGCCCTGGCGGTACGTGCTCTCTGGGGCTCCTCACACATTTCCTGTTCTAGCATCTTCTGCAATAGCACTTGCTTCTACTGCATCACCCTCTGGTCCCTGTATCTCAGTACTTTGATAAACTGAATGCTGAATCCTGCATGCTGAATGCTGAGGGTCCCAGAGGATCAACTGCAACAGGCATCTTCCACACTGGCATAATAGTTGCCATGGCACTAGTGCCATGTGGCTTTGACTATTGTGGTGTCATCTAGTGTCTGTCTGGTTGTCATGACGTCCTTGTATGCCTGTACAGTCTTATGTCTCATTACCATGGAGAGTGTGAACAGTGACTGTGATTAGCACCACAGCGTTATTCAGCCTTTCACAGCTTCATCAGCAACAACACACCATCAGCCAGAGATGTTTGGTTAGAGTTAGGTTAGGGTTCCCACTGTTCCCACTTGTGACCAGGTTCCTGCTCATGTTCTTCCCCCAGTCCAGTTCCCTACCCTGGAAACTGGGACCAGTTCCCTACTCTGGGACCAGTTCCCTACCCTGGGACCAGTTTCCTACCCTGGGACCAGTTCCCTACCCTGGGACCAGTTCCCTACCCTGGGACCAGTTCCCTACCCTGGGACAGTAAATGCTGCTGCTGGGAAACTCACTTCTACCAAGTAATCACGTAACAAAGTACATCTTTAGTCTTTAACCTCCATGGTCCTATTTGTAGCTCTACAATAGGGATTTAACAGTTACATAGTTAGTTTAATAGTTAAACTTGCCATGCAGACATATTTTAATTCATTAACTCATTAAGATACTTAGTGTTACAAACAGTTAAAAGCCATTAAAATGTTTCTAACAGTTCAAAATTTTAATCCACAACAAAAGCAGCATTCATAGTAATGCATGATGATACcaactgaaataaaataaataaaataatttggtGAAATGACCTCAGCCAATCAGACCAATCCAATCAGATTAAGGGCACAAAGTGTCTGTGACATTGGAGGGATAGACGAGTGAAGGTTGTGATTAGATAGACGAGTGAAGGTCGTGATTAGATAGACGAGTGAAGGTCGTGATTAGATAGAAGAGTTAAGGTCGTGATTAGATAGACGAGTGAAGGTCGAGATTAGATAGACGAGTGAAGGTCGAGATTAGATAGAAGAGTTAAGGTCGTGATTAGATAGAAGAGTGAAGGTCGGGATTAGATAGACGAGTGAAGGTCGTGATTAGATAGACGAGTGAAGGTCGTGATTAGATAGACGAGTGAAGGTCGTGATTAGATAGAAGAGTGAAGGTCGTGATTAGATAGACGAGTGAAGGTCGTGATTAGATAGAAGAGTGAAGGTCGTGATTAGATAGACGAGTGAAAGTCGTGATTAGATAGACGAGTGAAGGTCGTGATTAGATAGACGAGTGAAGGTCGTGATTAGATAGAAGAGTGAAGGTCGTGATTAGATAGACGAGTGAAGGTCGTGATTAGATAGACGAGTGAAGGTCGTGATTAGATAGACGAGTGAAGGTCGGGATTAGATAGAAGAGTGAAGGTCGTGATTAGATAGACGAGTGAAGGTCGTGATTAGATAGAAGAGTGAAGGTCGTGATTAGATAGACGAGTGAAGGTCGTGATTAGATAGACGAGTGAAGGTCGTGATTAGATAGACGAGTGAAGGTCGTGATTAGATAGATGAGTGAAGGTCGGGATTAGATAGAAGAGTGAAGGTCGTGATTAGATAGAAGAGTGAAGGTCGTGATTAGATAGAAAAGTGAAGGTCGTGATTAGATAGACGAGTGAAGGTCGGGATTAGATAGACGAGTGAAGGTCGGGATTATATAGAAGAGTGAAGGTCATAACAACCCCTAACATCGCTTCCATAACAACAATCTTTATTTTTCTCACATTGTTCATTTATTACATGACAAAATATATATAGATTAAAGTGTATACTTATGAAATTCTAGTTCTCACTACTGTGATAGAGACTTATAAGATTTCACACACAATGGTATAATAATTATAACAAAATCACACATAGGACAGTATTAGAATTTTAAACGCTACCATGATAGAGTCAAAGGAGGCACAATAAAGTTAAGAGCTCACACACAAAGTCTTAAAAATGTATCGCCACAAACATTTTAGCTGTAGTTAGAATAATGATATAATTATATCatataattaattattatatataacaAAATCACACAGAACAAAGTAGTGTTACTGTGTACCTGGTGCACTGCAAGAATTCCATAAGTTTGTATGTATGTCCACTTGTAGAGTTCACTTTAACAGTTCAACATGTATGTCCACATGTAGAGTTCACTTTAACAGTTCAACATGTGTGTCCACATGTAGAGTTCACTTTAACAGTTCAACATGTATGTCCACATGTAGAGTTCACTTTAACAGTTCAACATGTGTGTCCACATGTAGAGTTCACTTTAACAGTTCAACATGTATGTCCACAGGCGACCTCACTAGTGGGTGACGCTGGGGTGAGGATCAACACCCTCTGTCCTGGATTTGTGCGGACAcctcttctggactccttgaAGTCGGAAGAGTCAGCTGGACCGTTTTCCAGCATAAAGGATTTCTTGCCTCAAATGGACAAATTTCCATGTCTGGAGTGAGTAACCTGGATTTGTTATGAAGCAGAAACATTCACTGACTCTGTGTGCTCCTTCATGTGGGAATAACTGCTCTGCATTCGCCCATGTGTCATCGGTTCATGTGTTACCATGTAGATTCAGATGTAGATTCAGATGTAGATTCTGCTTTGCCTGCTCAGCATATTAAAGTTGTGTGGCCCTTCTAAAGAATCCTTACATTGCTGTAGTACAAGTCATGCATGTTGGGTGTCTCCTAACAGAGTGGAGGAAGTGGCTAAGGCCTTTCTACAGCTGGTGCAGGATGAGAGTCTGAGTGGAGCCGTCCTCACGGTGGGACGTGATGGAGCTGCTCTTATGTCCTTCCCCACAGAGCTGCCGAGAACTTCAGTAGCACTGTAACACCTCACCATCAACACTTACTGCTCTGATTGATTCCTGCATTCATTCTCAGAAATTAACCTCAGTGTATAAGGTATAATCTTCTTGTGTATTATTCAGTGTGATTCTTTCTTAAATAAAAGAACGACATTAATCCATAAATGATTGACTCTATTTTACAAATTTCTTTCACCAACACCCTGTTAGTTTAAGATgttagctgtctgtctgtctgtctgtctgcagaatgatagtcatcatcatcatcatgcattTCAACACTCAAACATTCATCTATGTATCCTAACTTTCTGGTGTTAGAGCCACACATGCATGGCTGGTTATGTGAAATGCTCAATGTTCTGGGGGAATTTACTCTCCCTGAACAGTTACAGTTACAGTACCAGATTCCACTACAGCACTTTGTGTCCTGGGtacaacacacaggtgcttaGTCTGCCCACTCTAAAATAATACATCTCCAGTGTAGCTGAGATGCCACTATCGTGTATTTGATAAACAGCCTCAGGTGCTGCAGGGCTGTGACCTCCAGGTTTGTGGCCCTCTTTCTTCACCCCATGTGGTCATTTATTGGAACAGCAAAGTTTCTCAAAACCTGCTGATAtcttttcagcattttttgggCCTGTTCTTAATTGTTGATCCTCAAACACCAGAGACCAAGACGATCACTGAGACGATCACTGTTTTCTTAGAACACTATGTGCATTGGTTTTGGTGATCAAATCTCTTTATCTGAAGTGTTCCTAAATCCCATAATGCACCACAGCTTAaagcactgtttcctgttcactgTTCACTGCTCTCTTCACTGGGTTAGCAATACCACGCCAGTCTCCCTGCTTACTATTTTTTCCTCCAAGATGACGTGGTGCATTGTGGGAAGCTATAAGCACCTGATGtgtctccaccccacaccactggaCCCTCTCACTTATATCTGCTCTGTGTTCTTCTCCCCGTAAGTTATATCATTACGTAACCATGGTGAAGCAGGCCAAACGATAACCGATAACCACTAGAAGACTCACAGGAAGAATTATTTCAGTCACAAGGGCGAGTTGGATTTGCTGTACTTCAAATTGTATTTTCTTCAGATTACTGCCAATAAAAACAACCATTTGTTCTACACTGAAGcaattttttaacaaatgaccCTAAGTTGG is a window encoding:
- the LOC143487832 gene encoding 15-hydroxyprostaglandin dehydrogenase [NAD(+)]-like isoform X2, giving the protein MFRPVCVIEQIQYEVVQGLRFCFPIRRYILFCLRSLLTMSLKDKVALVTGAAQGLGRGFAEILLKNGAKVAFLDLNETLGKDIQDQFNEIYGSDRTQFYPGDVTSDQQFKDVFQKVLHKFGRIDIVCNNAGILNEKDWEKTVSINLCGMVRGTYLALDHMKKQRGGQGGVIVNVASLAGLGPLPGAPVYTATKHGVVGFSRALASSSLPWKLGPVPYSGTSSLPWDQFPTLGPVPYPGTSSLPWDQFPTLGQ
- the LOC143487832 gene encoding 15-hydroxyprostaglandin dehydrogenase [NAD(+)]-like isoform X1 — encoded protein: MFRPVCVIEQIQYEVVQGLRFCFPIRRYILFCLRSLLTMSLKDKVALVTGAAQGLGRGFAEILLKNGAKVAFLDLNETLGKDIQDQFNEIYGSDRTQFYPGDVTSDQQFKDVFQKVLHKFGRIDIVCNNAGILNEKDWEKTVSINLCGMVRGTYLALDHMKKQRGGQGGVIVNVASLAGLGPLPGAPVYTATKHGVVGFSRALAATSLVGDAGVRINTLCPGFVRTPLLDSLKSEESAGPFSSIKDFLPQMDKFPCLEVEEVAKAFLQLVQDESLSGAVLTVGRDGAALMSFPTELPRTSVAL